One genomic region from Bacillus sp. SLBN-46 encodes:
- a CDS encoding response regulator: protein MRILIVDDEPLVRIGIKSSIDWQSYGITIVGEAGDGEEAIQLMLERNPDLVLLDIKMPKKDGLEVLIEMKERGIHSKVIILSSFDDLETVKKAMKLGADDYFHKPNMNDQEILKVVSKIQEELSVEQTDKEKNYDHDSKPMEAIIRNLLIGKEKAVKQLNFKGNNILVVLFKVKEYKKILERYRENDAALLQNSILNLLKELLVKDKVVEFLQIEDNLFSLIFSNSDIKSAQNTYTIIYEKVHHINQSLKRFLNIETVYGISKPADKFSNIKHAFKQAKHALDHAFYTSDQPILYFQNLEDVSADEQEETFIKKMKKELREERFEQFFNTVKEWEQYLQNKKTLSKEEVRKIYEGLLFMMEETDKYLGYIDKFEPIESFAELSGLYHQVFEEILSGRGTFKNKGYSPIIKIILEYLELNYHESISLKSLGEEFHVSPNYISRLFKKETGIGLFDYLNEIRIQKSKALLKDYQYKIYEVAEMVGFKSQVHFAIVFNKYEGMSPKDFRKERV, encoded by the coding sequence ATGAGAATCCTAATTGTAGATGATGAACCTTTAGTACGGATCGGAATAAAGTCGTCAATTGATTGGCAGTCGTATGGAATAACTATTGTTGGCGAAGCAGGAGATGGGGAGGAAGCTATTCAGCTCATGCTGGAGCGAAATCCAGATCTTGTTTTATTGGATATAAAAATGCCTAAAAAGGATGGATTGGAAGTTTTAATAGAGATGAAAGAACGAGGAATCCATTCGAAAGTGATCATATTAAGTAGTTTTGATGACCTCGAAACGGTAAAAAAGGCAATGAAATTAGGGGCGGATGATTATTTTCATAAACCGAATATGAATGATCAGGAAATTTTGAAGGTAGTTTCCAAAATACAAGAAGAATTGTCGGTCGAACAAACAGATAAAGAAAAAAACTATGACCATGATTCAAAACCAATGGAAGCCATTATTAGAAACTTACTAATAGGAAAAGAAAAAGCAGTGAAGCAGTTGAACTTTAAAGGGAATAACATCTTAGTCGTGTTATTTAAAGTGAAAGAATATAAAAAAATCCTTGAAAGATATCGTGAAAATGACGCTGCATTATTGCAAAATTCGATTCTGAATTTGTTAAAGGAACTGTTAGTTAAGGATAAGGTAGTAGAATTTTTACAAATAGAGGATAACTTGTTTTCACTCATTTTCAGTAATAGTGACATAAAAAGCGCACAAAACACCTACACAATCATTTATGAAAAAGTACATCACATAAACCAATCATTAAAAAGATTCTTGAATATTGAAACAGTATATGGAATCAGTAAGCCAGCAGATAAGTTTAGCAATATAAAACACGCATTTAAACAGGCGAAACATGCACTCGACCATGCATTTTATACCTCGGACCAGCCAATCTTATATTTTCAAAACTTAGAAGATGTAAGTGCCGATGAGCAGGAAGAAACTTTCATTAAGAAAATGAAAAAAGAATTAAGAGAAGAAAGATTTGAGCAATTTTTTAACACAGTAAAAGAATGGGAACAGTACCTTCAAAACAAGAAGACCCTTAGTAAGGAAGAGGTCAGAAAAATATATGAAGGGTTATTGTTCATGATGGAAGAAACAGATAAATATCTAGGATATATTGATAAATTTGAACCAATCGAATCGTTTGCCGAGCTGTCAGGTTTATATCATCAGGTTTTTGAGGAAATCCTCTCAGGTAGGGGAACCTTTAAAAATAAGGGATATAGCCCCATCATTAAAATTATCCTTGAGTATCTAGAACTCAATTATCATGAATCCATTTCATTAAAGAGTTTGGGAGAAGAATTCCATGTCAGTCCCAATTACATTAGCAGATTATTTAAGAAAGAGACAGGGATAGGATTATTTGATTACCTTAATGAGATACGAATTCAAAAATCAAAAGCTCTTTTAAAAGACTATCAATATAAAATTTATGAAGTTGCAGAAATGGTGGGTTTTAAAAGCCAGGTTCATTTTGCGATTGTCTTTAATAAGTATGAAGGGATGTCTCCGAAGGATTTTAGAAAAGAGAGAGTGTGA
- a CDS encoding sugar ABC transporter substrate-binding protein has product MKRFAVTLLVILTLVISLVGCGKSETASGSGNKSGGKTTITFGFWGAAEDLKVYTKAAKDISKEYPNIELKVKQYPSSEQFWNNLPGEIAAGVAPDFIKISNEGAYEYINKGLFAPLDDLTASAKVDMKRYNQAGADIWKVDGKQYGLPFNQMPAMFFINTEMWKNAGLGEYPKTWDEVEAAAKKLKTKDVYGLGLNLHPLHITNVTKSYGGDWGNGKTINSPENIEGLQKVLDLYKKGLAVTPKTLGYGWDGEVFANGKAAMTTGGNWYKGYLKDANPNLKYTVIPIPKGTVNASTMISDAYVVLKDTKHKKEALQAAYYLTNENVQKDFMKTGVNPSIPSLSAQYFEENPEFKEVQKAIEYSTDFGYPKETKKFNDELIKQLEDVILGGNDKSAKEILDSIQKQF; this is encoded by the coding sequence ATGAAAAGGTTTGCAGTAACTCTATTAGTTATCTTGACATTAGTTATCTCTTTAGTAGGCTGTGGAAAAAGTGAAACTGCTTCCGGCAGCGGAAATAAATCCGGTGGGAAAACTACTATAACATTTGGATTTTGGGGTGCAGCAGAGGATTTAAAAGTATATACAAAAGCTGCTAAGGATATTTCAAAAGAATATCCCAATATTGAGCTAAAAGTAAAACAGTATCCAAGCAGTGAACAGTTTTGGAACAACCTTCCTGGTGAAATTGCAGCAGGAGTAGCACCTGATTTTATTAAAATCTCTAACGAAGGTGCGTATGAGTATATTAATAAAGGCTTATTTGCACCACTGGATGATTTAACAGCATCAGCTAAGGTAGACATGAAGCGTTACAATCAGGCTGGAGCAGATATTTGGAAAGTTGATGGAAAGCAATACGGTCTTCCATTTAACCAGATGCCTGCTATGTTCTTTATCAATACAGAAATGTGGAAGAATGCAGGACTTGGTGAATATCCAAAAACATGGGATGAAGTTGAGGCAGCTGCTAAAAAGCTTAAAACAAAAGATGTTTATGGACTTGGATTGAATCTTCATCCATTACATATTACCAACGTAACAAAAAGTTACGGCGGTGACTGGGGTAATGGGAAAACAATCAATTCTCCTGAAAATATTGAAGGCTTACAAAAAGTCTTGGATTTGTACAAAAAAGGTTTAGCGGTAACGCCGAAAACACTAGGATATGGCTGGGACGGTGAAGTATTCGCTAACGGTAAAGCAGCAATGACAACTGGCGGTAACTGGTATAAAGGGTATTTAAAAGATGCAAATCCTAACTTGAAATATACTGTTATCCCTATTCCTAAAGGGACTGTAAATGCAAGTACGATGATTTCTGATGCATATGTAGTATTAAAAGATACAAAGCATAAAAAAGAAGCACTCCAGGCTGCTTACTATTTAACAAACGAAAACGTTCAGAAAGATTTCATGAAGACTGGTGTTAACCCATCTATTCCTAGCTTGTCTGCCCAATACTTTGAAGAAAATCCCGAGTTTAAGGAAGTTCAAAAAGCGATTGAGTATAGCACAGACTTCGGTTATCCAAAGGAAACTAAGAAATTCAATGACGAATTGATTAAGCAGCTTGAGGATGTTATTTTAGGCGGTAATGATAAATCTGCTAAAGAAATACTTGATAGTATACAAAAACAATTTTAG